One window of the Methylocystis parvus OBBP genome contains the following:
- a CDS encoding AAA family ATPase, whose translation MNIEFIEIASFRKLLSIRIDLSTTTTLFVGANNSGKTSAMLALRRFLSPRRCLFEIHDFTLCHWPAINSIGEGWIAARAGGEIVNIVIDPWVELLPTLDLWLQVGPGEMHHVRDLIPTLDWEGGRLGVRLRYEPKDLNLLYKEFMAAISDADVIRRAALEAAETATPDAESQVAPPKLTVWPACLTDFLGKRLGSHFAIRAYALDPAKLAAPQKSQARPQILGAASLPLEGDPLKGLICVHDIPAQRGLGEEPTGDDDDDSPAGSPSSRLSDQLRSYWAKHLDPAKSPDPKDIGALQAIEAAQEAFDKRLTESFAAAFSEVEGMGYPGVTDPRPRVSTRLKPIDGLNHSTAISFEVDVIEESGVVTPLLRLPESNNGLGYQNLISMIFRLMSFRDAWMRVGKASKSPTATITEPLHLVLVEEPEAHLHAQVQQVFIKKAYSVLRAHDGLKESTELCTQLVVSTHSSHVAHETSFSSLRYFRRLPAGMVAKVPVSTVVNLSEVFGTASATERFVTRYLRSQHADLFFADAAILVEGPAERMLLPNFIREHYDPLNQCYITLLEIGGSHAHRLQSLIEHLGLLTLIVTDLDTLDKRGGSSVQPSPGVEQVTNNATLKTWVPKLEDADLLLNADGKVKVEIHDQLFEIRVAYQVPLKVTRPGASVEETAYPYTFEDALVFENLSFFSTFAGSGLVKKFRDAINDGTSAADIGKRFFVALKDGKKAEFALDVLEAEAFSKLTVPHYIAEGLEWLQGQLKKKQVEVLPNPKEEAA comes from the coding sequence GTGAATATTGAATTCATTGAGATTGCGAGCTTTCGGAAGCTTCTATCGATCCGAATCGACCTTTCGACCACGACAACCTTGTTCGTCGGCGCGAACAATAGCGGCAAGACCTCGGCAATGCTTGCGCTTAGACGTTTCTTGTCGCCCCGGCGATGCCTGTTCGAGATACACGATTTCACGCTCTGCCATTGGCCCGCGATCAACTCTATCGGCGAAGGCTGGATAGCCGCCCGCGCAGGGGGCGAGATCGTCAACATCGTTATCGACCCGTGGGTCGAGCTGCTGCCGACGCTCGACCTCTGGCTCCAAGTGGGGCCTGGCGAGATGCACCATGTGCGAGACCTGATCCCCACCCTCGACTGGGAGGGCGGCCGTCTCGGCGTGCGGCTCCGGTATGAGCCCAAAGACCTTAATCTCCTGTATAAGGAGTTCATGGCGGCGATCTCGGACGCGGACGTCATACGCCGGGCCGCTTTGGAGGCCGCCGAGACAGCCACGCCGGACGCGGAGTCGCAGGTTGCTCCGCCGAAGCTCACCGTCTGGCCAGCCTGCCTAACCGATTTCCTCGGCAAGCGACTTGGCTCGCACTTCGCTATCCGCGCCTATGCGCTTGATCCCGCAAAGCTGGCGGCGCCACAGAAGTCTCAAGCGCGACCTCAGATCCTTGGAGCAGCGTCGTTGCCGCTCGAAGGCGACCCACTCAAGGGGTTGATCTGCGTCCATGACATTCCGGCGCAGCGCGGATTAGGCGAGGAGCCGACGGGTGACGATGATGATGATTCACCAGCGGGATCGCCTAGCAGTCGCCTCTCCGATCAACTCAGAAGCTACTGGGCAAAGCACCTCGACCCGGCGAAGAGTCCCGACCCCAAAGACATAGGAGCCTTGCAGGCGATCGAAGCCGCGCAGGAGGCGTTCGACAAGAGGCTGACGGAGAGCTTCGCCGCCGCCTTCAGCGAGGTCGAGGGTATGGGATACCCAGGCGTGACTGATCCAAGGCCGCGAGTATCCACGCGTTTAAAGCCGATCGACGGCCTCAATCATTCCACTGCCATAAGCTTTGAGGTCGATGTGATCGAGGAGAGCGGCGTGGTTACACCGCTCCTTCGCCTCCCCGAGAGCAACAACGGACTGGGCTATCAGAACCTGATCTCGATGATCTTTAGGCTGATGAGCTTTCGCGATGCTTGGATGCGGGTCGGCAAGGCATCGAAAAGCCCAACGGCTACCATCACTGAGCCTCTTCATTTGGTTCTCGTCGAAGAGCCGGAGGCGCACCTCCACGCGCAAGTGCAGCAGGTCTTCATCAAGAAGGCTTACAGCGTCCTCCGCGCGCATGATGGCCTCAAGGAGAGCACGGAGCTGTGCACGCAGCTCGTCGTCAGCACACATTCGAGCCATGTCGCCCATGAGACCTCGTTCTCGTCCTTGCGCTACTTCCGCAGGCTGCCAGCGGGAATGGTGGCGAAGGTGCCCGTGTCGACCGTCGTGAACTTGTCCGAGGTGTTCGGAACGGCTTCGGCGACCGAACGGTTCGTTACGCGATACCTGCGCTCTCAGCATGCTGATCTTTTCTTCGCGGACGCCGCCATCCTCGTGGAGGGGCCGGCAGAGCGGATGCTGCTCCCGAACTTTATCCGCGAACATTACGATCCGCTTAACCAATGTTACATCACGCTCCTTGAGATTGGTGGGAGCCACGCTCACCGGCTGCAATCCTTGATCGAGCACCTCGGCCTGCTGACACTGATCGTCACCGACCTCGACACGCTTGATAAGAGGGGTGGATCATCTGTTCAGCCCTCACCGGGAGTGGAGCAGGTCACCAACAATGCGACCTTGAAGACCTGGGTGCCTAAACTTGAGGATGCCGATCTGTTGCTGAACGCTGACGGAAAGGTGAAGGTCGAAATTCATGATCAACTATTCGAGATTCGAGTCGCCTATCAGGTTCCGCTTAAGGTAACCCGTCCTGGCGCTTCTGTGGAGGAGACGGCCTATCCTTATACCTTCGAGGATGCCTTGGTGTTCGAGAACTTGTCCTTCTTCAGCACGTTTGCCGGAAGTGGCCTCGTCAAGAAATTCCGCGACGCCATCAATGACGGCACGAGTGCAGCCGACATAGGCAAGCGCTTCTTCGTCGCGCTGAAGGACGGAAAGAAAGCCGAATTCGCGCTCGATGTGCTCGAAGCGGAGGCCTTCTCTAAGCTAACGGTTCCTCATTACATCGCCGAAGGTCTCGAGTGGCTGCAAGGGCAGCTCAAGAAGAAGCAGGTCGAAGTCCTGCCCAATCCCAAAGAGGAGGCGGCATGA
- a CDS encoding glycosyltransferase: protein MNMISARRRLNILFLGWEGGGNVPPTISAVRALVERGHNVRFLGDDCILDEVRATGAKASGWRRAPNRKDRSPESCFARDWEQPDAASAFRAWAKAIFLEPSASYAEDAMEAAREAPTDMLIGSDLLFGGMVAAEALGLPNALLATNVSLLRLPGHPPFGPGLLPAANAEERDEHEHIAQMGEAMFDSFLPALNEARTRFGLAPLSRTLDQLRPDRLLLATSPSFDLPVASLPDFIRYVGPLLEQPAWIDRQKLSAPSANERPLVLVSLSTTYQGQDATLAAIVGALANLPVQGVVTLGKALEGLQMSAPANVKIVAGASHDDILTRASAVVTHAGHGTTLRALRAGAPIVAMPMGRDQNENAARIEYHGVGIRLDPSAPQQEIAAAVHRVISEPVFAANARKLARAIANEGGGARRFVDEIEALARARDAAGSSPRQAVHRVA from the coding sequence ATGAACATGATCAGCGCGCGTCGGCGCTTGAACATTCTGTTTCTCGGCTGGGAGGGCGGCGGCAATGTTCCGCCCACGATTTCGGCTGTCCGCGCGCTCGTGGAACGCGGACATAACGTCCGATTTCTGGGCGACGACTGCATCCTCGATGAAGTCCGGGCGACTGGCGCCAAGGCGTCAGGCTGGCGGCGCGCGCCGAACCGTAAGGATCGTTCGCCCGAAAGCTGCTTCGCGCGCGACTGGGAGCAGCCCGACGCGGCATCGGCCTTTCGCGCCTGGGCGAAGGCGATTTTTCTCGAGCCCTCGGCCAGCTACGCAGAGGACGCAATGGAGGCGGCACGAGAGGCTCCGACTGATATGCTCATCGGTTCGGACCTCTTGTTCGGGGGCATGGTGGCCGCCGAAGCGCTCGGGCTGCCAAATGCGCTCCTGGCGACGAATGTCAGCCTGCTTCGTTTGCCCGGCCATCCGCCCTTCGGCCCCGGCCTGCTACCGGCCGCCAATGCTGAAGAGAGAGACGAACACGAGCATATCGCCCAAATGGGCGAGGCCATGTTCGACAGCTTCCTGCCGGCGCTGAACGAAGCGCGCACGCGTTTTGGACTGGCGCCTCTTTCCCGCACGCTCGATCAGCTGCGCCCTGACCGGCTTCTTCTCGCGACCTCGCCGTCGTTCGATCTGCCGGTCGCCTCGTTGCCGGATTTCATCCGCTATGTCGGACCGCTTCTCGAACAGCCGGCCTGGATCGATCGGCAAAAGCTATCTGCTCCGAGCGCGAATGAGCGTCCGCTCGTGCTGGTCTCGCTCAGCACCACCTATCAAGGACAAGACGCGACATTGGCCGCAATTGTGGGAGCCCTTGCCAATCTGCCGGTCCAAGGCGTCGTGACGCTGGGCAAGGCGCTGGAGGGACTCCAAATGTCGGCGCCGGCGAATGTGAAAATCGTCGCGGGTGCATCGCACGACGACATCCTGACTCGCGCCAGCGCCGTCGTTACGCACGCCGGACATGGGACAACGCTACGCGCGCTTCGTGCGGGCGCGCCAATTGTCGCCATGCCGATGGGACGCGACCAGAATGAAAACGCTGCGCGGATCGAATATCACGGCGTGGGAATCCGGCTCGACCCTTCGGCTCCGCAGCAAGAAATCGCTGCGGCGGTTCACCGAGTTATTTCTGAACCCGTCTTTGCGGCCAATGCCCGCAAATTGGCGCGCGCAATCGCCAACGAAGGCGGCGGCGCGCGGCGTTTCGTGGACGAGATCGAGGCGCTGGCTCGCGCGCGCGACGCTGCAGGATCGTCGCCGCGGCAAGCGGTGCATCGCGTCGCCTGA
- a CDS encoding TetR/AcrR family transcriptional regulator, protein MDDQHKRAYRQVARAAATQDTENAIVIAFRELLNDRFYDEITLDDVAAAANTTRQTVIRRFGAKASLLAAFTQRIGDEIETLRASSPTDDVAGAVAVLVADYEATGDMVMRLLALEGRIPDIEPTLEIGRAGHRRWVETTFGPGLKSFGRAERADRLAQILVATDVWSWFLLRRTQKKSVAETKRLMTEMISRLLQD, encoded by the coding sequence ATGGACGATCAACACAAGCGCGCCTATCGGCAGGTCGCGCGCGCTGCCGCGACGCAAGATACAGAGAATGCGATCGTGATCGCCTTCCGCGAATTGTTGAACGATAGATTCTACGACGAGATCACGCTCGACGATGTCGCTGCGGCCGCAAACACGACGCGCCAGACGGTCATTCGCCGGTTTGGCGCCAAGGCCAGTCTCCTGGCGGCGTTTACTCAACGGATCGGTGACGAAATCGAGACCCTCCGCGCCTCTTCGCCGACCGACGACGTGGCGGGCGCCGTCGCCGTGCTGGTCGCCGATTATGAGGCGACTGGCGACATGGTCATGCGCCTTCTCGCGCTCGAAGGGCGGATTCCCGACATCGAGCCGACGCTCGAGATCGGCCGCGCCGGCCATCGCCGTTGGGTGGAGACAACCTTTGGGCCCGGATTGAAGTCTTTCGGCAGGGCCGAACGCGCGGACCGGCTGGCCCAGATTCTGGTCGCGACGGACGTGTGGAGCTGGTTTCTCCTGCGCAGAACGCAAAAGAAATCCGTCGCCGAAACGAAGCGGCTGATGACCGAAATGATTTCACGACTTCTGCAAGATTGA